The following are from one region of the Sorghum bicolor cultivar BTx623 chromosome 2, Sorghum_bicolor_NCBIv3, whole genome shotgun sequence genome:
- the LOC8060674 gene encoding 60S ribosomal protein L27a-3: MTTRFKKNRKKRGHVSAGHGRIGKHRKHPGGRGNAGGMHHHRILFDKYHPGYFGKVGMRYFHKLRNKFYCPAVNIERLWSMVPADKAAEAGGDKAPQIDVTQFGYFKVLGKGVLPPKPIVVKAKLISKVAEKKIKAAGGAVVLTA, encoded by the coding sequence atgacGACGCGCTTCAAGAAGAACCGCAAGAAGCGCGGCCACGTGTCCGCCGGGCACGGCCGTATCGGCAAGCACCGGAAGCACCCGGGAGGTCGCGGTAACGCCGGTGGCATGCACCACCACCGCATCCTCTTCGACAAGTACCATCCTGGTTACTTCGGCAAGGTCGGCATGCGTTACTTCCACAAGCTCCGCAACAAGTTCTACTGCCCCGCGGTCAACATCGAGCGCCTCTGGTCCATGGTGCCCGCCGACAAGGCGGCTGAGGCCGGCGGCGACAAGGCCCCGCAGATCGATGTCACGCAGTTCGGCTACTTCAAGGTGCTCGGGAAGGGGGTGCTGCCGCCCAAGCCCATCGTGGTCAAGGCCAAGCTCATCTCCAAGGTCGCCGAGAAGAAGATCAAGGCCGCCGGCGGCGCCGTCGTGCTCACCGCCTAG
- the LOC8060675 gene encoding exportin-T has protein sequence MDDLEQAILLASDSPAAAAAGPSVRAEALAFCARARDESPPSSLLRLCLAGIASSPHAQVHFWCLQSLHDALLRRRIVLPDDLALLRSSLLSLAVSSHAASPPFLRNKLAQLVALLIRLDYPHVYPSYFLDLLPPAPPQPGPTDMFARVLISLDDDLLSQEYPRTSDEAADAMRVKDSMRAQCVSQIASHWHTAAVTLRTADPAAAAVALDAARRCISWIDVGLVANDVFVPLLFDIAMSPGSAPPLAAAAVACLSAVALKRMDSRAKVGLLRSLLAAQQGLGSPDSGLKMAPLVTAYAAEALECHRRLGPSDADGAAALEMLEEVLPAVFAAAESGNDEDVDSGSVLEFLSGYVSIMKAPTEKQLGHLGRILEVVRVQMSFDPVYRGHLDVFDKIGKEEEDLMAEHRKDLIVLFRSICRVAPAAAQLFIRGLIVTALSSAEASVEDVEVALTLFFRLGEAVGEEEIRTGAGLLGELVPMLLSARFSCHTHRLVALVYLETVTRYMKFMQEHVQYVPHLLGVFLDNRGIHHQNAHVSRRAGYLFMRAVKSLKAKLVPYLDTILQSLQDVLSQFTSMDWANKDTKFPSSEDGSQIFEAVGLLIGIEEVSPEKQAQCLTAFLNPLCHQIESLVLDAKARGLEESSPRAISLQQIIVALNMVSKGFNERLVMVNRPAIGVMFKKTLDVVLQVLVSFPSVRPLRSKVISFLHRMIEILGISVLPCIPIALRQLLLDNEAKDMVEFLVLVNQIICKFKSSASAILEEVFPTIASHLSVILSQDAFSAGPASNTEEMRELQELQRTLYTFLHAMATHDLSTVLLTPSSRQYLETIMQLLLFTSCKHKDILLRKACVQIFVNLVKDWCSNSEDKLPGFRVFMIEKFATNCCLYSVLDKSFDLRDANSLVLFGEIVLAQKIMYERFGEDFIVNFVAKGLPEVHCPPDLAEQYYQKLKGNDIKAFRSFYQSLVEKIRPQGNGSLVFR, from the exons ATGGACGACCTCGAGCAGGCCATCCTGCTGGCCTCCGACTCGCCCGCTGCCGCCGCGGCGGGTCCGTCCGTCCGCGCGGAGGCTCTCGCCTtctgcgcccgcgcccgcgacgAGTCCCCGCCGTCGTCGCTCCTCCGCCTGTGTCTCGCCGGCATCGCCTCCTCCCCGCACGCGCAGGTCCACTTCTGGTGCCTCCAGTCCCTCCACGACgcgctcctccgccgccgcataGTGCTTCCCGACGACCTCGCGCTGCTCCGCTCCTCTCTCCTCTCGCTGGCGGTTTCATCTCACGCGGCCTCGCCGCCGTTCCTCCGCAACAAGCTCGCGCAGCTTGTTGCGCTCCTCATCCGCCTCGACTACCCCCATGTCTACCCTTCCTACTTCCTGGACCTCCTCCCGCCCGCGCCGCCGCAGCCCGGCCCCACGGACATGTTCGCGCGGGTTCTAATCTCCCTCGACGACGACCTGCTCTCCCAGGAGTACCCCCGCACTTCTGACGAGGCCGCCGATGCTATGCGGGTGAAGGATTCCATGCGCGCACAGTGCGTGTCCCAGATCGCTAGCCACTGGCACACCGCCGCCGTAACCCTCCGTACAGCCGACCCTGCGGCTGCGGCGGTGGCCCTTGATGCGGCGCGCAGGTGCATCTCGTGGATCGATGTCGGACTGGTCGCCAATGATGTGTTCGTTCCTCTACTCTTTGACATTGCGATGTCCCCGGGAAGCGCGCCTCCACTTGCTGCTGCAGCGGTGGCGTGCCTTTCTGCTGTGGCGTTGAAGAGGATGGACTCAAGGGCGAAGGTGGGATTGTTGAGGTCACTCCTGGCTGCACAGCAGGGGCTTGGTAGCCCAGACAGTGGGTTGAAGATGGCACCCTTGGTGACAGCATATGCTGCCGAGGCTCTCGAATGTCATCGCAGGCTTGGTCCTAGTGATGCTGATGGAGCTGCAGCATTGGAGATGCTGGAAGAGGTGCTACCAGCTGTATTTGCAGCTGCAGAGAGCGGTAACGATGAAGATGTGGACTCTGGTTCCGTGCTTGAGTTCTTGTCTGGCTATGTGAGCATAATGAAGGCACCGACTGAGAAGCAGTTGGGGCACTTGGGACGGATCTTGGAGGTGGTGCGGGTGCAGATGTCATTTGATCCAGTATATAGGGGGCATCTTGACGTGTTTGACAAGAtagggaaggaggaggaggacctcaTGGCGGAGCATCGGAAAGATTTGATTGTATTGTTCCGTAGCATTTGTCGTGTTGCACCAGCTGCCGCTCAGCTGTTCATAAGAGGGTTGATTGTGACAGCTCTCTCATCCGCAGAAGCTAGTGTGGAGGATGTTGAGGTTGCTCTTACCCTGTTCTTCCGGCTTGGAGAAGCCGTGGGTGAGGAGGAGATTCGGACTGGGGCAGGGCTGCTAGGGGAGCTTGTGCCCATGCTCCTTTCTGCGAGGTTCTCGTGTCACACACACCGCTTAGTTGCATTGGTGTATCTGGAGACAGTTACCCGCTACATGAAGTTCATGCAGGAGCATGTGCAGTATGTACCACACCTGCTTGGCGTGTTCTTGGATAACCGTGGAATACACCATCAGAATGCCCATGTGAGCCGTCGTGCAGGATACTTATTCATGAGGgcagtcaagtcattgaaggcaaAGCTAGTGCCTTATCTGGATACCATATTGCAG AGCCTGCAAGATGTACTAAGTCAATTCACTTCTATGGATTGGGCAAATAAAGATACTAAGTTTCCCAGCTCAGAGGATGGCAGCCAAATTTTTGAG GCTGTTGGATTATTGATTGGCATTGAAGAGGTATCACCAGAGAAGCAGGCTCAGTGCTTGACTGCTTTTCTAAATCCTCTCTGTCATCAG ATTGAGTCACTTGTTTTGGATGCCAAAGCACGAGGGCTTGAGGAATCATCACCAAGAGCTATTAGTCTTCAACAAATTATTGTTGCATTGAATATGGTCAGCAAG GGCTTTAATGAGCGCCTTGTGATGGTAAATAGGCCAGCTATTGGGGTCATGTTCAAGAAA ACCCTTGATGTAGTTTTGCAAGTCCTTGTTTCATTTCCTAGCGTGAGACCTCTGCGATCTAAG GTTATATCGTTTCTGCATCGTATGATCGAGATATTAGGTATCTCAGTGCTTCCATGTATTCCAATTGCACTGAGACAATTGCTTCTTGATAACGAG GCTAAGGATATGGTGGAATTTCTCGTATTGGTAAACCAAATAATCTGCAAATTTAAATCATCAGCTAGTGCCATATTGGAGGAAGTCTTTCCTACTATTGCAAGTCATTTGTCTGTGATATTATCACAAGATGCATTTTCAGCCGGTCCTGCAAGCAATACTGAG GAAATGCGAGAACTGCAAGAGCTGCAGAGGACGTTATACACATTCTTGCATGCTATGGCAACGCATGATCTTTCTACAGTTCTCCTTACTCCTAGCTCTAGGCAGTATCTGGAGACCATAATGCAGTTGCTTTTATTTACCTCATGCAAACATAAAGATATACTACTACGCAAG GCATGTGTACAGATTTTTGTGAATCTTGTTAAAGACTGGTGCTCTAACTCTGAAGATAAG CTTCCTGGCTTCCGAGTATTTATGATTGAGAAGTTTGCTACTAATTGCTGTTTATACAGTGTCCTTGATAAATCATTTGATTTACGCGATGCAAACTCG CTTGTCCTTTTTGGTGAAATTGTGCTAGCCCAGAAGATTATGTATGAAAGATTTGGGGAGGATTTCATTGTGAACTTTGTAGCAAAAGGTCTTCCTGAAGTTCACTGCCCACCGGACCTAGCTGAACAGTACTACCAGAAGTTAAAG GGAAATGATATCAAGGCATTCAGATCATTTTATCAATCGCTTGTTGAGAAGATAAGACCACAAGGGAATGGGAGTCTTGTTTTCAGATAG
- the LOC8079180 gene encoding protein DGCR14 translates to MLRSPGNSPRRLSPSQTPAPSTPRPASPTPSTATASASASSKRRRPEVLDEDTYVAAIERIIERDFFPDLPRLRDRLDWLQAVRSRDPLILRDAQLKILDRRRRVQRRGPVPTPTPATSTALRSPSFLTTPAGSVAGGVGAPEEEDDIADAHSLDGFFCRFTSEDNESFSRILDKVNQRRRERYAHLLEPAEAENKPLLEDTKLDRITDGYGTSGQPPSTLEGAKFVAKNLLMYYPADRGEAPLTEEERAERLKGMTKEIDKSNTRLHGRSSADDARPKEEEAAILYAPVAGSTPGGMAYHDPDKLKKYDLEDLRKTPNPFYLESDKKADNGYSFVRTPSPAPGVDESPFMTWGEIDGTPLRLDPDETPGGSERAHFKIPPPPARDVKAHLLSRDAARKIKERSKIFHRPPLPSPVRGGSASPRTLSPAAQKFVRNAISKSAKSTNTIDESLRASYRGSTPSASTPKTRFSRDPGLASRSPSTRQGSTPPW, encoded by the coding sequence ATGCTCCGCTCGCCGGGCAATTCGCCCCGCCGCCTCTCGCCGTCGCAGACTCCCGCACCCTCCACCCCTCGCCCGGCCTCCCCGACCCcctccaccgccaccgcctccgcctccgcctcttcGAAGCGCCGCCGGCCGGAGGTGCTCGACGAGGACACCTACGTCGCCGCCATCGAGCGCATCATCGAGCGGGACTTCTTCCCGGACCTCCCCCGCCTCCGCGACCGCCTCGATTGGCTCCAGGCTGTGCGGTCCCGCGACCCGCTCATCCTCCGCGATGCGCAGCTCAAGATCCtggaccgccgccgccgcgtccagCGCCGTGGGCCCGTCCCCACCCCGACGCCGGCCACCTCCACTGCGCTCCGCTCCCCGTCCTTCCTCACCACCCCTGCCGGATCCGTTGCCGGCGGCGTGGGAGCTcccgaggaggaggacgacatCGCGGACGCGCACTCCCTCGACGGCTTCTTCTGCCGCTTCACCAGCGAGGACAACGAGTCCTTCTCTCGCATTCTAGACAAGGTAAACCAACGCCGCCGCGAGCGCTACGCCCACTTACTGGAGCCTGCGGAGGCAGAGAATAAACCATTGTTGGAGGACACCAAGCTCGATAGGATAACAGATGGGTATGGTACATCAGGGCAACCACCGAGTACACTTGAAGGCGCCAAGTTCGTGGCAAAGAACCTGCTCATGTATTATCCGGCTGACCGTGGGGAAGCGCCTCTCACAGAGGAGGAACGTGCAGAGCGGCTCAAGGGGATGACCAAGGAGATAGACAAATCAAACACTAGGTTACATGGCAGATCCTCGGCTGATGATGCAAGGCCcaaggaggaggaggctgcCATATTGTACGCACCAGTTGCAGGCTCTACTCCAGGAGGTATGGCCTACCATGATCCTGACAAGTTGAAGAAGTATGATTTAGAGGATCTGAGGAAGACGCCGAACCCTTTCTACCTCGAGTCAGACAAAAAGGCCGACAATGGGTATAGTTTTGTGAGGACACCATCACCGGCACCTGGTGTGGATGAGTCGCCGTTCATGACATGGGGTGAGATTGATGGAACACCGCTGAGGCTGGACCCCGATGAGACACCAGGTGGTAGTGAGAGAGCACATTTTAAGATCCCACCACCTCCTGCTCGTGATGTCAAGGCGCACCTGCTTTCAAGGGATGCTGCTAGGAAAATAAAGGAGCGTTCTAAGATCTTCCATAGGCCGCCCTTACCATCCCCTGTGAGGGGAGGCAGTGCAAGCCCCAGAACCCTCTCACCAGCTGCACAAAAATTTGTGAGGAATGCCATCTCAAAGTCGGCAAAGTCCACAAACACCATTGATGAATCTCTCCGTGCAAGCTACAGAGGTTCAACCCCATCTGCAAGCACTCCCAAGACAAGGTTTTCAAGAGACCCAGGCCTCGCGTCGCGATCTCCATCAACAAGGCAGGGTTCCACCCCTCCCTGGTGA
- the LOC8060676 gene encoding serine/threonine-protein kinase RIPK: MRTRKSKTTSAWRSFLGGCLGFGGGGRGRAAGDRQRKVRPGGGGGGRLSFTDLSGAADQDLSVSLVGSNLHVFSVAELREATRGFVSGNFLGEGGFGPVYKGFVDDGVKKGLKPQAIAVKLWDPEGAQGHKEWLAEVIFLGQLRHPNLVKLVGYCCEDENRLLVYEYMEHGSLENHLFKQIPAVLPWSTRLNIAVGAAKGLAFLHNAEKPVIYRDFKASNILLDSDYKAKLSDFGLAKDGPEGDDTHVSTRVMGTHGYAAPEYIMTGHLTAKSDVYSFGVVLLEILTGRRSVDKTRPSREQNLVDYARPCLKDPLRLARIMDPAMEGQYSARAAQSAALVAYRCLSSSPKNRPDMSAVVQALEPLLDLNDDVPVGPVGPVVLFVAAAEAEEKKERAPRKDVRRRRPMSSPKASASPRKRPGAGPKEEFWVWHLPAEQKA; encoded by the exons ATGAGGACCAGGAAGTCGAAGACGACGTCGGCGTGGAGGTCGTTCCTGGGCGGCTGCCTCGGCTTCGGCGGCGGAGGAAGGGGAAGGGCGGCGGGAGACAGGCAGCGGAAGGTGCGgcctggcggcggcggaggcgggcgGCTGTCGTTCACGGACCTGAGCGGCGCGGCGGACCAGGACCTGTCGGTGTCGCTGGTGGGTTCCAACCTGCACGTGTTCAGCGTGGCGGAGCTGCGCGAGGCCACGCGCGGCTTCGTCTCCGGCAACTTCCTCGGCGAGGGCGGCTTCGGCCCCGTCTACAAGGGCTTCGTCGACGATGGAGTCAAGAAGGGGCTCAAGCCGCAGGCCATCGCCGTCAAGCTCTGGGACCCCGAGGGCGCCCAGGGACACAAGGAGTGGCTG GCGGAGGTGATCTTCCTGGGGCAGCTGCGGCACCCCAACCTGGTGAAGCTGGTGGGCTACTGCTGCGAGGACGAGAACCGGCTGCTCGTCTACGAGTACATGGAGCACGGCAGCCTGGAGAACCACCTCTTCAAAC AGATTCCTGCCGTGCTGCCCTGGTCGACCCGACTAAACATTGCAGTAGGCGCGGCGAAGGGTTTGGCGTTCCTCCACAACGCTGAGAAGCCGGTCATCTACCGTGACTTCAAGGCCTCCAACATCTTGCTCGACTCG GACTACAAGGCCAAGCTGTCAGACTTCGGGCTGGCCAAGGACGGACCAGAGGGCGACGACACCCACGTGTCGACGCGCGTGATGGGGACGCACGGCTACGCGGCGCCGGAGTACATCATGACGGGCCACCTGACGGCGAAGAGCGACGTGTACAGCTTCGGCGTGGTGCTGCTGGAGATCCTGACGGGGCGGCGGTCCGTGGACAAGACCCGGCCGAGCCGGGAGCAGAACCTGGTGGACTACGCGCGGCCGTGCCTCAAGGACCCGCTCAGGCTGGCCCGGATCATGGACCCGGCCATGGAGGGCCAGTACTCGGCGCGGGCGGCCCAGAGCGCGGCGCTGGTCGCGTACCGGTGCCTCAGCAGCAGCCCCAAGAACCGGCCGGACATGTCCGCCGTCGTCCAGGCGCTGGAGCCGCTGCTGGACCTCAACGACGACGTGCCCGTCGGCCCCGTTGGCCCCGTGGTGCTGttcgtggcggcggcggaggcggaggagaagaaggagcggGCGCCGAGGAAGGACGTCCGCCGGCGCAGGCCTATGTCGTCGCCGAAGGCCTCGGCGAGCCCCAGGAAGCGACCCGGCGCCGGCCCGAAGGAGGAGTTCTGGGTGTGGCATCTGCCGGCCGAGCAGAAGGCGTGA
- the LOC110433041 gene encoding uncharacterized protein LOC110433041 translates to MDGGSTRLSSCTPLGLSHGGGGTETTPSKLQLLPWFDEAVVVVAADDDRDDLAGSATAAKAGKRRWSTAQAVLARGVKVLLSEVVEMIRTKFERSIPAAKFGHTSDEGRHPFIWS, encoded by the coding sequence ATGGATGGTGGTAGCACTAGATTGTCTTCCTGCACCCCTCTTGGCCTTTCCCATGGCGGTGGTGGCACAGAGACGACGCCCTCAAAGCTGCAGCTGCTGCCTTGGTTTGACGAAGCGGTAGTTGTCGTCGCGGCTGATGACGATCGTGACGACCTTGCCGGTTCAGCGACGGCGGCGAAGGCAGGGAAGCGGCGGTGGTCGACGGCGCAGGCTGTCCTTGCCCGCGGCGTGAAGGTGTTGTTGAGCGAGGTGGTCGAGATGATCAGGACCAAGTTCGAGCGCTCCATCCCGGCAGCCAAGTTCGGCCATACATCAGATGAAGGTAGGCACCCGTTTATCTGGTCATGA